From one Henriciella marina DSM 19595 genomic stretch:
- a CDS encoding ATP-dependent helicase has translation MFSMSSAPNRRPSISEMAAARAPQPDGNADYLDGLNPEQRDAVETTEGPLLVLAGAGTGKTRVLTTRLAHIIGSKLAWPSQTLTVTFTNKAAREMRERALHLIGDAGEGLRWLGTFHSISAQILRRHAELAGLKSSFTILDMDDVIRLCKQVIEAESIDTKRWTPRHLSSLIDGWKNRALTPSKVPKDEAWQFADGKAIQLYETYQNRLKVLNACDFGDLLIHNITIFQDNPDLLADYHKRFKYILVDEYQDTNVAQYLWLRLLARGSNNICCVGDDDQSIYGWRGAEVDNILRFEKDFPGAKVIRLERNYRSTKHILAAASSVIDYNKGRLGKTLYVGDGEETNPDAEKVQVRGLWDGEAEARLICDDVEAYVNKGGQYEDCAILVRASWQMRLFEERLIMLGIPYRVIGGPRFFERAEIRDALAYLRLVRSPDDDLAFERVVNQPKRGVGTTTVQKLQTFARNDGRSLFTLTPMVLQTDEVKGPAKRGLTTFIDQVNLWRDRLNNGMAHHELVQVILDESGYTDMLQKDRSPQAQTRLDNLKELIHAIGQFDSLAGFLEHVQLVMDVGGQSTGNEVQILTLHAAKGLEWPMVFLPGWEEEVFPSRRSLDESGMKGLEEERRLAYVGITRAREKCSISFVANRMIFGRWQSVLPSRFVDELPHDSVDASSETGYSTVPGGETGFQGTIEDLGERSNYTSPGWRRLKENARKGSRSSPVIDGKAELIATSAGQSGFKIGQRVHHEKFGYGQVLAADGTKLQVNFEKIGLKKVISTFVTGV, from the coding sequence ATGTTCTCCATGAGTTCTGCCCCGAATCGCCGCCCTTCAATCTCCGAGATGGCCGCTGCGCGCGCGCCTCAGCCAGACGGCAATGCCGATTATCTGGACGGCCTCAACCCCGAACAGCGCGACGCCGTCGAGACGACCGAAGGCCCGCTTCTGGTGCTGGCCGGCGCCGGCACCGGCAAGACGCGCGTCCTGACGACCCGGCTTGCCCATATCATCGGCTCCAAGCTTGCCTGGCCTAGTCAGACCCTGACGGTCACCTTCACCAACAAGGCCGCCCGCGAAATGCGCGAGCGTGCGCTGCACCTCATCGGCGACGCCGGTGAAGGCCTCAGATGGCTCGGCACCTTCCACTCGATCAGTGCGCAGATTCTCCGCCGCCACGCCGAGCTCGCAGGCCTCAAATCCAGCTTTACCATCCTCGACATGGATGATGTCATCCGCCTCTGCAAACAGGTGATCGAGGCAGAGAGCATCGACACGAAACGCTGGACGCCGCGCCATCTCTCAAGCCTCATTGATGGCTGGAAGAACCGTGCGCTGACGCCGTCGAAAGTCCCTAAGGACGAAGCCTGGCAGTTCGCCGACGGCAAGGCGATCCAGCTTTACGAGACCTATCAGAACCGCCTGAAAGTCCTGAACGCCTGCGACTTCGGCGACTTGCTGATCCACAACATCACCATCTTCCAGGACAATCCGGACCTCCTCGCCGACTATCACAAGCGGTTCAAATACATCCTCGTCGATGAGTATCAGGATACCAACGTCGCCCAATATCTCTGGCTCAGGCTTCTGGCGCGCGGCTCAAACAATATCTGCTGCGTCGGCGATGACGACCAGTCCATCTATGGCTGGCGCGGCGCAGAGGTGGACAACATTCTGCGCTTCGAGAAAGACTTTCCCGGCGCCAAGGTCATCCGGCTGGAGCGCAATTACCGCTCGACCAAACACATCCTCGCGGCGGCCTCTTCCGTCATCGATTACAATAAGGGCCGCCTCGGCAAGACGCTCTATGTCGGCGATGGCGAAGAGACCAATCCCGACGCCGAAAAAGTCCAGGTCCGCGGCCTCTGGGACGGCGAGGCCGAAGCGCGCCTCATCTGCGACGATGTCGAAGCCTACGTAAACAAAGGCGGCCAGTATGAAGACTGCGCCATCCTCGTGCGTGCCTCATGGCAGATGCGGCTCTTCGAAGAACGCTTGATCATGCTGGGCATCCCCTACCGCGTCATTGGCGGCCCGCGCTTTTTCGAGCGCGCCGAAATCCGCGACGCCCTCGCTTATCTCCGCCTCGTGCGCAGCCCTGATGACGACCTCGCCTTCGAACGTGTCGTCAACCAGCCCAAGCGCGGCGTCGGAACCACAACCGTCCAAAAGCTGCAGACCTTTGCCCGCAATGATGGCCGCTCGCTTTTCACGCTGACCCCGATGGTGCTGCAGACCGATGAGGTCAAAGGCCCCGCCAAGCGCGGCCTCACCACCTTCATCGATCAGGTCAATCTCTGGCGCGACCGCCTCAATAACGGCATGGCGCATCACGAGCTCGTACAGGTCATCCTGGATGAGAGCGGCTATACCGACATGCTGCAGAAGGACCGCTCCCCGCAGGCCCAGACGAGGCTCGATAACCTCAAAGAGCTGATCCACGCCATCGGCCAGTTCGACAGCCTCGCCGGCTTCCTCGAACATGTTCAGCTGGTCATGGATGTTGGCGGTCAGAGCACCGGCAATGAGGTTCAGATCCTGACGCTTCACGCCGCCAAGGGCCTTGAATGGCCGATGGTCTTCCTGCCCGGCTGGGAAGAAGAAGTGTTCCCGTCCCGCCGCTCGCTTGATGAAAGCGGCATGAAAGGTCTCGAGGAAGAACGACGCCTCGCCTATGTCGGCATCACCCGCGCGCGCGAAAAATGCTCGATCAGCTTTGTCGCCAACCGCATGATCTTCGGGCGCTGGCAATCTGTCCTGCCGTCACGCTTTGTCGACGAACTGCCGCATGACAGTGTCGATGCCAGCAGTGAAACCGGCTACTCAACCGTTCCCGGCGGCGAGACAGGTTTTCAGGGCACAATAGAAGACCTCGGCGAGCGCTCGAACTATACCTCGCCCGGCTGGCGCCGCCTCAAGGAAAACGCCCGCAAAGGCTCACGCTCCAGCCCTGTCATCGACGGCAAGGCCGAGCTTATCGCCACCAGCGCCGGCCAGTCCGGCTTCAAGATCGGCCAACGCGTCCACCACGAAAAATTCGGCTACGGACAGGTCCTCGCGGCAGATGGCACCAAGCTACAGGTCAACTTTGAAAAGATCGGCCTGAAGAAGGTCATCTCGACCTTTGTGACGGGGGTTTAG